In one window of Paracoccus saliphilus DNA:
- a CDS encoding GFA family protein produces MPVDFDMTEARAACHCGTVQLRLCLEEGLHSARRCDCSLCRMRGAVAVSVPLDGLTVLSGGDALSLYQFGTHVAEHYFCRHCGIYTHHRRRSNPNQYGVNAACIEGVSPFDFPSLEVLDGQNHPEDGGGGIVGTLHYRPAE; encoded by the coding sequence ATGCCGGTTGATTTCGACATGACAGAGGCGCGGGCCGCTTGCCATTGCGGCACCGTCCAGTTGCGCCTGTGCCTTGAAGAAGGCTTGCACAGTGCCCGGCGCTGCGATTGTAGCCTTTGCCGGATGCGTGGCGCGGTGGCCGTTAGTGTACCGCTTGATGGGCTGACCGTCCTGTCTGGCGGGGACGCGCTCAGCCTCTACCAGTTCGGGACCCATGTGGCAGAGCATTATTTCTGTCGTCACTGCGGCATCTACACCCATCACCGCCGCCGCTCGAATCCCAATCAATACGGCGTCAATGCGGCTTGCATCGAAGGTGTGAGTCCTTTCGATTTCCCATCGCTAGAGGTTCTGGACGGCCAAAATCATCCCGAGGATGGCGGTGGCGGTATCGTCGGCACACTTCATTATCGCCCCGCCGAATAG